Proteins from one Streptomyces genisteinicus genomic window:
- a CDS encoding PP2C family protein-serine/threonine phosphatase, producing MTWRRHPRSASADDLLTALGRLTERARKTAESQKARVELAEALQRSMLPTRLPAVPGLQVAARYAPARNGLDIGGDWYDGFLLPDGSLGLSIGDVQGHDVEAAAVMGQIRIGLRAVATATTDPGEILRRANDLLLSVDQGLFATCSFLRFDPATAVVESARAGHVPAVWASPGGCGLVEDETGVPLGIVPGESYPVVRRRLSRGAALVLVTDGVVEGPAYPIEAGLEAVSGLVGSAVGQGASAGELAAAVMGVAALTEHTDDAAVLVLMGADGRAAPG from the coding sequence ATGACCTGGCGACGTCATCCCCGGTCGGCCTCCGCCGACGACCTGCTCACCGCCCTCGGCCGGCTGACGGAACGGGCGCGCAAGACCGCCGAGAGCCAGAAGGCCCGCGTCGAGCTGGCCGAGGCGCTCCAGCGGTCCATGCTCCCCACCCGCCTGCCCGCCGTCCCGGGCCTCCAGGTGGCCGCCCGGTACGCCCCGGCGCGCAACGGACTCGACATCGGCGGCGACTGGTACGACGGCTTCCTCCTCCCCGACGGCTCGCTCGGCCTCTCCATAGGCGACGTGCAGGGCCACGACGTGGAGGCCGCCGCCGTCATGGGCCAGATCCGCATCGGACTGCGTGCCGTCGCGACCGCCACCACGGACCCCGGCGAGATCCTGCGCCGTGCCAACGACCTGCTGCTCTCGGTGGACCAGGGACTCTTCGCCACCTGCAGTTTCCTGAGGTTCGACCCGGCGACCGCCGTGGTGGAGAGCGCGCGGGCCGGCCATGTGCCGGCCGTCTGGGCCTCGCCCGGCGGCTGTGGTCTCGTCGAGGACGAGACCGGGGTCCCGCTGGGGATCGTGCCCGGCGAGAGCTACCCGGTCGTCCGGCGCCGCCTCAGCCGCGGAGCCGCCCTGGTCCTGGTCACCGACGGGGTCGTCGAGGGGCCCGCGTACCCCATCGAGGCCGGTCTCGAAGCGGTCTCCGGCCTCGTCGGTTCCGCGGTCGGGCAGGGCGCGTCGGCGGGCGAGCTGGCGGCCGCCGTGATGGGCGTCGCCGCGCTCACCGAGCACACCGACGACGCCGCCGTCCTGGTGCTCATGGGAGCGGACGGCCGAGCCGCCCCGGGGTGA
- a CDS encoding Clp protease N-terminal domain-containing protein, whose amino-acid sequence MFERFTGEARAVVTGAVACCRTAGEPRVTDEHLLLALLGMEEGRAAFALRALGVADRRDGLESALAAARRRGGMTAAQVRALAGLGVDVDRIVARVEEVHGEGALAAPAVTRRPRFGHLPFTREAKGVLERSLRIAVGRGDRAIGSEHLLLALAARPGVVAEVLADHGVTYDAVVRVAFGARNGGAAQAG is encoded by the coding sequence ATGTTCGAGCGCTTCACCGGGGAGGCCCGGGCCGTCGTCACCGGCGCCGTCGCCTGCTGCCGGACGGCGGGCGAGCCCCGCGTCACCGACGAGCACCTGCTGCTCGCGCTGCTCGGCATGGAGGAGGGACGCGCGGCGTTCGCCCTGCGCGCCCTGGGGGTGGCCGACCGGCGCGACGGGCTGGAATCGGCGCTGGCCGCGGCGCGGCGCCGCGGCGGCATGACCGCGGCCCAGGTGCGCGCGCTCGCCGGGCTCGGGGTCGACGTGGACCGGATCGTGGCCCGGGTCGAGGAGGTGCACGGGGAGGGGGCGCTCGCCGCGCCCGCCGTCACCCGCCGCCCCCGCTTCGGTCACCTGCCCTTCACGCGGGAGGCGAAGGGTGTCCTGGAGCGGTCGCTGCGGATCGCCGTCGGCCGGGGCGACCGGGCCATCGGGTCCGAACACCTGCTGCTTGCGCTCGCCGCCCGGCCGGGCGTGGTCGCGGAGGTGCTCGCGGACCACGGCGTGACGTACGACGCCGTCGTCAGGGTCGCCTTCGGCGCGCGGAACGGCGGTGCGGCTCAAGCCGGTTGA
- the tgmA gene encoding putative ATP-grasp-modified RiPP — protein MKPFAWNYARPAEQAPALTAYAYDAALQLNVLSDGRPAIADRALMAAAGTTTSKAGSATHFDD, from the coding sequence ATGAAACCGTTCGCGTGGAACTACGCACGGCCCGCCGAGCAGGCGCCGGCCCTGACCGCGTACGCGTACGACGCGGCGCTCCAGCTGAACGTGCTCTCCGACGGCCGTCCCGCGATCGCCGACCGCGCCCTGATGGCCGCCGCCGGTACGACGACGTCCAAGGCCGGCTCCGCGACGCACTTCGACGACTGA
- a CDS encoding MASE1 domain-containing protein gives MIASEQLRRPAAAALRILVVAGAYWLGGRIGFTERVVVDGAIVTPLWPPTGIALTALLWLGLSAWPGILIGAVATIATINTVSTDSLGILAGNTLAPVTAYLMLRAVNFRPALDRLRDGVLLVFLGALGGMLISATAGAGTLLANGALAGQDFWPIWAAWWAGDAMGVLVVTPLLLVLRSAGRPVAGRDFWWTEAVALAVVTVGVAWFATRTESALLFLVFPVLIWAALRYQLAGSAPCTLLVSVFAVTAATSGQGPFEGRSMLEAMALLQALNGAAALTGLLLGALVTEQLAVRRRIEEACVALADVVDQLAPGETAHLWPLPGGPRTQGRGDGGPG, from the coding sequence GTGATCGCCAGCGAGCAACTGAGACGTCCGGCCGCAGCCGCGCTGCGCATCCTCGTCGTCGCCGGTGCCTACTGGCTGGGGGGCCGGATCGGTTTCACCGAGCGGGTGGTCGTCGACGGCGCGATCGTCACCCCCCTGTGGCCGCCCACCGGCATCGCGCTGACCGCGCTGCTGTGGCTCGGCCTGTCCGCGTGGCCGGGCATCCTGATCGGGGCGGTGGCCACCATCGCGACGATCAACACGGTGAGCACCGACTCCCTGGGCATCCTGGCGGGCAACACCCTCGCACCCGTGACGGCGTACCTGATGCTCCGGGCCGTCAACTTCCGTCCGGCCCTGGACCGGCTCAGGGACGGCGTCCTCCTCGTCTTCCTCGGTGCGCTCGGCGGCATGCTGATCAGCGCGACCGCCGGGGCGGGCACCCTCCTCGCCAACGGTGCGCTGGCCGGCCAGGACTTCTGGCCCATCTGGGCCGCGTGGTGGGCCGGCGACGCCATGGGTGTCCTCGTGGTCACGCCGCTGCTGCTGGTGCTGCGCAGTGCGGGACGTCCGGTGGCGGGGCGGGACTTCTGGTGGACCGAGGCGGTGGCCCTCGCCGTCGTGACCGTCGGCGTCGCGTGGTTCGCCACCCGCACCGAGTCGGCCCTGCTCTTCCTGGTGTTCCCGGTCCTGATCTGGGCGGCGCTGCGCTACCAGCTCGCGGGCTCGGCTCCGTGCACCCTGCTGGTCTCGGTGTTCGCGGTGACGGCCGCAACGTCGGGCCAGGGGCCGTTCGAGGGCCGCTCGATGCTGGAGGCCATGGCCCTGCTCCAGGCCCTCAACGGTGCCGCGGCCCTCACCGGCCTGCTGCTGGGCGCCCTCGTGACGGAACAACTGGCGGTGCGCCGCAGGATCGAGGAGGCCTGCGTCGCCCTGGCCGACGTCGTCGACCAGCTGGCCCCCGGGGAGACGGCCCATCTCTGGCCGCTGCCCGGCGGACCGCGCACGCAGGGCCGTGGGGACGGCGGCCCCGGCTGA
- a CDS encoding HNH endonuclease, giving the protein MTPYRMRARSALALLSVLAAFCTVPAAPASAAEVLPLADAVGRLHVVPERGTAPGPGAFPHWNAGLVPGDGCDTRGEVLLAEAVEAPSVGADCRLTGGTWAPYTERATVAGAGALVVAHTVPLAEAWESGADGWSAARREAYANDQGAPQPLTVLTAGTHRARGDRDPADWIPPEPSAHCRYVAEWVSTKLRWGLDADTAESEAVKVFAEGPCEDTVVHYTAVPAAR; this is encoded by the coding sequence ATGACTCCGTACCGGATGCGCGCCCGCAGCGCGCTCGCCCTGCTCTCCGTCCTCGCCGCCTTCTGCACCGTCCCGGCCGCCCCCGCCTCCGCCGCCGAGGTCCTGCCGCTCGCGGACGCCGTCGGCCGGCTGCACGTCGTGCCGGAACGGGGGACCGCCCCCGGGCCGGGCGCCTTCCCGCACTGGAACGCCGGACTGGTGCCGGGCGACGGATGCGACACCCGGGGCGAGGTCCTGCTCGCCGAGGCCGTCGAAGCGCCGTCCGTCGGCGCGGACTGCCGCCTCACGGGCGGCACCTGGGCCCCGTACACGGAGCGCGCCACGGTCGCCGGCGCCGGCGCGCTGGTGGTCGCCCACACCGTCCCGCTCGCGGAGGCATGGGAGTCCGGCGCCGACGGCTGGTCCGCCGCACGCCGGGAGGCGTACGCGAACGACCAGGGTGCGCCGCAGCCGCTGACCGTGCTCACCGCCGGGACCCACCGGGCCCGCGGGGACCGCGACCCGGCGGACTGGATTCCGCCGGAGCCGTCCGCGCACTGCCGCTACGTCGCCGAATGGGTGTCCACCAAACTCCGCTGGGGCCTCGACGCCGACACCGCGGAGTCGGAGGCGGTGAAGGTCTTCGCCGAAGGCCCTTGCGAGGACACCGTCGTCCACTACACGGCCGTGCCCGCCGCCCGCTGA
- a CDS encoding AraC family transcriptional regulator — MTRPSPPPPALADPRYGSATITPHLLRYLMLVAGERGHDLGPALRRAGLSEAALCAVGGRISYRQGSTVIREALDALGDPALGLAVGRRQRVTAWGIVGFGLLASPTLGHALDLGIRHHGAAGSMLDYRTEPVPGGAAVLATARYTDSGLRAFLLEEAFGSIVALVRDSLDARFAPRAVAVRHSRPPHADAYEEWFRCPVAFGAADDRIEFADDWLRRPVPSADAYALAQVVQLLDAARTRGRERQELVEGLEVSVARGLPRVPPLAQQALARGMSERTLRRRLAGHGTTYEALVDSVRLVRAEELLTTGDLPLHTVAALLGFSDARTLRRAVTRWFGTSPSAIRRAADAARRIAGPAGLTGGGAPAGTPRRTTSP; from the coding sequence ATGACCCGACCGTCACCGCCCCCGCCGGCGCTCGCCGACCCCCGGTACGGTTCGGCGACGATCACCCCGCACCTGCTGCGGTACCTGATGCTGGTGGCCGGCGAACGCGGCCACGACCTCGGGCCCGCGCTGCGCCGCGCCGGACTGAGCGAGGCCGCCCTGTGCGCCGTCGGCGGGCGGATCTCCTACCGCCAGGGAAGCACCGTCATCCGCGAGGCGCTCGACGCGCTCGGCGACCCGGCGCTCGGCCTCGCCGTGGGCCGCCGCCAGCGGGTGACGGCGTGGGGGATCGTCGGCTTCGGCCTGCTGGCCAGCCCCACCCTCGGCCACGCGCTCGACCTCGGGATCCGCCACCACGGGGCCGCCGGATCGATGCTGGACTACCGAACGGAGCCCGTTCCGGGCGGCGCCGCCGTCCTCGCGACGGCCCGGTACACGGACTCCGGCCTGCGGGCCTTCCTGCTGGAGGAGGCGTTCGGCAGCATCGTCGCCCTCGTCCGCGACTCCCTGGACGCACGGTTCGCGCCGCGCGCCGTGGCGGTCCGGCACAGCCGGCCGCCGCACGCGGACGCGTACGAGGAGTGGTTCCGCTGCCCGGTCGCCTTCGGCGCCGCCGACGACCGGATCGAGTTCGCCGACGACTGGCTGCGCAGACCCGTGCCGAGCGCCGACGCCTACGCGCTCGCGCAGGTCGTCCAGCTCCTCGACGCGGCCCGCACCCGCGGCCGGGAACGGCAGGAACTGGTGGAGGGCCTGGAGGTGTCGGTCGCCCGCGGCCTGCCACGGGTGCCCCCGCTGGCGCAGCAGGCGCTCGCCCGCGGCATGAGCGAACGCACCCTGCGGCGCCGGCTCGCCGGCCACGGCACGACGTACGAGGCGCTGGTCGACTCCGTGCGCCTGGTCCGCGCCGAGGAGCTGCTGACCACCGGCGACCTGCCGCTGCACACCGTCGCCGCGCTGCTCGGCTTCAGCGACGCGCGCACCCTCCGCCGTGCCGTGACCCGGTGGTTCGGCACCAGCCCCTCGGCGATCCGGCGGGCGGCCGATGCCGCCCGCCGGATCGCCGGGCCCGCCGGTCTCACCGGCGGCGGTGCACCCGCAGGTACTCCACGGCGTACGACATCTCCGTGA
- a CDS encoding FAD-dependent oxidoreductase: MDDALGRGSSRQGAGRRHAVVVGGSLAGLLAAHVLAEHADRVTVVERDRIADEPGTRPGVPQGRHVHVLLEGGQVALDALLPGFMAELGAAGAPRLGMPSDMVQWQGGRWFRRTDATTHIYTGSRGQVEHLVRRRVLANPLITVVASTEAVGLAGDARRVRGVLVRERGAGADAAPRTLEADLVVDASGRGTRADRWLAEIGAEPPREETIDTGLAYASRLYRNRSDHLGSEALGYYVYPSADQVYSGGVLPLEDGRHLVILAGLRGDEPPTDEEGFTAYAARFPHPFIHEWMKEAVPESAPFGFRRTSNVRRRYDRPGRRPAGFLATGDALCTFNPIYGQGMAVAALSAVALRDALADPRRTPTTRRVQHALFDASRQAWDISAGADRAMPGAVGSAVATRAVDRPAGWYLGRVQQRYPGDPVIGPAFRSVLTLTAPVSALFAPKVVRAALFGPVAATPSGPPLRRETAAERTVPAR, encoded by the coding sequence ATGGACGACGCACTGGGAAGGGGCTCCTCCCGGCAGGGAGCGGGGCGACGGCACGCGGTGGTCGTCGGCGGAAGCCTCGCAGGGCTCCTGGCGGCACACGTGCTCGCCGAGCACGCGGACCGGGTGACCGTCGTGGAGCGCGACCGGATCGCCGACGAGCCCGGTACCCGCCCGGGGGTTCCCCAGGGCCGGCACGTCCACGTGCTGCTGGAGGGCGGTCAGGTGGCGCTCGACGCACTGCTCCCGGGCTTCATGGCGGAGCTCGGCGCGGCGGGCGCGCCCCGGCTGGGGATGCCGTCCGACATGGTCCAGTGGCAGGGCGGGCGGTGGTTCCGGCGGACGGACGCGACCACGCACATCTACACCGGGTCCCGGGGTCAGGTGGAGCACCTGGTGCGCCGGCGGGTGCTGGCCAATCCGCTGATCACGGTGGTCGCGTCGACCGAGGCCGTGGGTCTCGCGGGTGACGCGCGCCGGGTCCGCGGCGTCCTGGTCCGCGAACGCGGCGCCGGCGCGGACGCGGCCCCCCGCACGCTGGAGGCCGACCTGGTGGTGGACGCCTCCGGGCGCGGCACCCGCGCGGACCGCTGGCTGGCGGAGATCGGGGCGGAGCCGCCCCGGGAGGAGACCATCGACACGGGCCTCGCCTACGCCTCGCGGCTCTACCGCAACAGGAGCGACCACCTCGGCTCGGAGGCGCTCGGGTACTACGTCTACCCGAGCGCGGACCAGGTCTACAGCGGTGGCGTCCTGCCGCTGGAGGACGGCCGCCACCTGGTGATCCTCGCGGGGCTGCGCGGCGACGAACCGCCCACCGACGAGGAGGGGTTCACGGCGTACGCGGCCCGCTTCCCGCACCCGTTCATCCACGAGTGGATGAAGGAGGCAGTCCCGGAGTCGGCGCCGTTCGGCTTCCGCCGGACGTCCAACGTCCGCCGCCGCTACGACCGTCCGGGCCGCAGGCCGGCGGGCTTCCTCGCGACCGGCGACGCGCTGTGCACGTTCAACCCGATCTACGGGCAGGGCATGGCGGTCGCGGCGCTGAGCGCGGTGGCGCTGCGCGACGCGCTCGCCGACCCGCGCCGCACGCCGACCACGCGGCGGGTGCAGCATGCGCTGTTCGACGCGTCCCGCCAGGCGTGGGACATCTCGGCGGGCGCGGACCGCGCCATGCCCGGCGCGGTCGGCAGTGCCGTGGCCACCCGGGCGGTCGACCGGCCGGCGGGCTGGTACCTCGGGCGGGTCCAGCAGCGGTACCCGGGCGACCCGGTGATCGGCCCGGCGTTCCGTTCGGTGCTGACCCTGACCGCTCCGGTGAGCGCGCTGTTCGCCCCGAAGGTGGTGCGCGCCGCACTGTTCGGTCCGGTGGCGGCGACCCCCTCCGGGCCGCCGCTGCGGCGCGAGACGGCCGCGGAGCGGACCGTCCCCGCCCGCTGA
- a CDS encoding neutral/alkaline ceramidase, whose product MRSPTTRARAVSLLLAGALGALTLSAVPAAPPAGAATPAPGAAAEAAAAGTPYLVGRGIADVTGEAAEAGMMGYSSFDQKATGIHQRQRSRAFVVADPGGSRVVYVNADLGMIFQSVRQGVLAELGRRYGSLYGERNVLLSATHTHAGTGGHSHHIAYNLASLGFQKDTYRAIVDGIVESVAKAHDDLRPGTISLGRGELTNASVNRSRTAFDRNPAADRAAFPGGIDPAMTVLRFRQGGEDVGAISWFATHNTSLTNKNTLLSPDNKGYASYAWEHDDQGVRYLDDAEGFVAAFPNTNAGDMSPNLNLKPGSGPTEDEFENTRIIGDRQYTRAKEIYERASVPVTGAVDARLRYVDMEQVTVDGRYTPDGREHRTCPAMVGASTLAGSVEDGPAIPGFTEGMNSPVAKLLEPLRIDPPEWLVGCQYPKANLVPTGLVSSVVPATPSRLPVQIVRIGQFYLVAGPAEYTVVSGLRIRRTVAAELGVPLENVLMQGYANAYSQYVTTPEEYDLQQYEGGSTLYGRHTLPAYQQEFGSLAAAMRDGDPVDHGPLPADHSAGQITLQTGVVMDNPPGGKSYGDVLKAPAAAYARGATVTAEFVTGHPKNNLRRGGTFLEVQRRDGDRWVRVLDDGDWDTTYRWVRLNGVLGTSKAVLTWRIAPGTAPGTYRIVHHGDSRTLLGRVTAFSGATAPFTVR is encoded by the coding sequence ATGCGGTCCCCCACCACGCGCGCGAGAGCGGTCTCCCTGCTGCTCGCCGGGGCGCTCGGCGCCCTGACCCTGTCGGCGGTCCCCGCCGCACCCCCCGCCGGCGCGGCGACCCCCGCACCCGGCGCCGCGGCCGAGGCCGCCGCGGCCGGCACCCCGTACCTCGTGGGCCGCGGCATCGCCGATGTGACCGGCGAGGCGGCCGAGGCCGGCATGATGGGCTACTCCAGCTTCGACCAGAAGGCCACCGGCATCCACCAGCGCCAGCGTTCACGGGCGTTCGTCGTCGCGGACCCCGGCGGCAGCCGGGTGGTCTACGTCAACGCGGATCTGGGCATGATCTTCCAGTCCGTGCGCCAGGGCGTCCTGGCCGAACTGGGCCGCCGCTACGGCTCGCTGTACGGCGAGCGCAACGTCCTGCTCTCCGCGACCCACACCCACGCCGGAACCGGCGGCCACTCCCACCACATCGCCTACAACCTCGCGTCGCTGGGCTTCCAGAAGGACACCTACCGGGCGATCGTCGACGGGATCGTCGAGTCCGTCGCGAAGGCCCACGACGACCTGCGGCCGGGCACCATCAGCCTCGGCAGGGGCGAGCTGACGAACGCGAGCGTCAACCGGTCGAGAACTGCGTTCGACAGGAACCCGGCCGCCGACCGGGCCGCCTTCCCGGGCGGGATCGATCCCGCGATGACGGTGCTGCGCTTCCGCCAGGGCGGCGAGGACGTCGGCGCGATCAGCTGGTTCGCCACCCACAACACCTCGCTCACCAACAAGAACACCCTGTTGAGCCCCGACAACAAGGGGTACGCGTCCTACGCGTGGGAGCACGACGACCAGGGCGTGCGCTATCTGGACGACGCCGAGGGCTTCGTCGCCGCGTTCCCCAACACCAACGCGGGCGACATGTCGCCGAACCTGAACCTGAAGCCGGGGTCGGGGCCCACCGAGGACGAGTTCGAGAACACCCGCATCATCGGCGACCGGCAGTACACGCGGGCCAAGGAGATCTACGAGCGGGCATCCGTGCCGGTCACCGGAGCCGTGGACGCGCGGCTGCGGTACGTGGACATGGAGCAGGTCACCGTCGACGGCAGGTACACGCCGGACGGACGCGAGCACCGGACCTGCCCGGCGATGGTCGGCGCGTCGACGCTGGCGGGCAGCGTCGAGGACGGACCGGCGATCCCCGGCTTCACCGAGGGCATGAACAGCCCCGTGGCGAAGCTGCTGGAGCCGCTGCGCATCGACCCGCCCGAGTGGCTGGTGGGCTGCCAGTACCCGAAGGCCAACCTGGTGCCCACGGGCCTGGTCTCCTCCGTGGTCCCGGCGACACCGAGCAGGCTGCCCGTCCAGATCGTCAGGATCGGGCAGTTCTACCTGGTGGCGGGCCCGGCCGAGTACACCGTCGTGTCCGGTCTGCGCATCCGGCGGACGGTCGCGGCGGAGCTGGGCGTGCCGCTGGAGAACGTGCTGATGCAGGGGTACGCCAACGCCTACAGCCAGTACGTGACGACTCCCGAGGAGTACGACCTCCAGCAGTACGAGGGGGGTTCGACCCTCTACGGCCGGCACACCCTGCCCGCCTACCAGCAGGAGTTCGGCTCCCTCGCGGCGGCGATGCGCGACGGCGACCCGGTGGACCACGGGCCGCTGCCGGCCGACCACTCGGCGGGTCAGATCACGCTGCAGACCGGTGTGGTGATGGACAACCCGCCGGGCGGGAAGTCGTACGGCGACGTGCTCAAGGCTCCCGCGGCGGCGTACGCGCGGGGCGCGACGGTGACGGCGGAGTTCGTGACCGGCCACCCGAAGAACAACCTGCGCCGGGGCGGCACGTTCCTGGAGGTCCAGCGCAGGGACGGCGACCGGTGGGTGCGGGTGCTGGACGACGGCGACTGGGACACCACGTACCGGTGGGTCCGGCTCAACGGGGTGCTCGGCACCTCCAAGGCGGTCCTCACCTGGCGGATCGCGCCGGGCACCGCACCGGGCACGTACCGGATCGTGCACCACGGCGACAGCAGGACCCTGCTCGGCAGGGTGACCGCCTTCAGCGGGGCGACGGCCCCGTTCACGGTGCGCTGA
- the tgmB gene encoding ATP-grasp ribosomal peptide maturase, translating to MTVLVLTSEQDVTADMVVAQLHELGVPLVRFDPGDLPGDVALSAEYVRGEFRGYLSTGGRVASVEAMRSVWIRRPGEAAAHAPEPSAWLTDESGHALYGMLDSTAARWMNHPSAAARARRKPWQMRLAHRSGFPVPATLVTTYPAMARKFAEQYRHVVVKSVSGKSPGDPPMALPTTLVPPDADFSGVAAAPTLLQRYIAKSADIRLTSVGCTHLAARKTAEAGQVDGRFGETGHTWEPVDVPAPVARAVERYKKEAELAYGAFDFAEDADGTWWFLECNQGGQFGFVELETGQPIARTVAEWLAAEPTA from the coding sequence GTGACCGTACTGGTACTGACGAGCGAACAGGACGTCACCGCCGACATGGTGGTGGCGCAGCTGCACGAACTGGGCGTGCCGCTCGTCCGGTTCGACCCCGGCGATCTGCCCGGGGACGTCGCGCTGTCCGCCGAGTACGTGCGCGGCGAGTTCCGCGGCTACCTCTCCACCGGTGGCCGCGTGGCGAGCGTCGAGGCGATGCGCTCGGTCTGGATCCGCAGGCCGGGCGAGGCCGCCGCGCACGCGCCCGAGCCGTCCGCCTGGCTGACCGACGAGAGCGGCCACGCCCTGTACGGGATGCTCGACTCCACCGCGGCCCGCTGGATGAACCACCCCAGTGCCGCGGCGCGGGCACGCCGCAAGCCGTGGCAGATGCGCCTGGCGCACCGCAGCGGCTTCCCGGTGCCCGCGACCCTGGTCACCACCTATCCGGCGATGGCCCGGAAGTTCGCCGAGCAGTACCGGCACGTCGTCGTGAAGTCGGTGTCCGGCAAGTCGCCCGGCGATCCGCCCATGGCCCTGCCCACCACCCTGGTGCCGCCCGACGCGGACTTCTCCGGGGTCGCCGCGGCCCCCACCCTGCTCCAGCGCTACATCGCCAAGAGCGCCGACATCCGGCTGACCAGCGTCGGCTGCACCCACCTCGCGGCACGCAAGACCGCCGAGGCCGGGCAGGTCGACGGACGGTTCGGCGAGACCGGCCACACCTGGGAGCCCGTGGACGTCCCCGCGCCGGTCGCCCGGGCCGTGGAACGCTACAAGAAGGAGGCGGAACTCGCCTACGGAGCCTTCGACTTCGCCGAGGACGCCGACGGCACCTGGTGGTTCCTGGAGTGCAACCAGGGCGGCCAGTTCGGCTTCGTCGAGCTGGAGACCGGGCAGCCGATCGCCCGCACCGTCGCCGAATGGCTCGCGGCCGAACCGACCGCCTGA
- a CDS encoding beta-glucanase produces the protein MSSDAAFFTADFTSTAQWVAGRSWAYPDGGPRNRSDNKLDHLTDDPAYSREGAFRATRRDDGYWDTGLLTTEESEEGFALRAGDVLETRVRLPEEIGAWPAVWTWRDGGNEIDVFEYHPDNPGLLELTNHVRGAQRYFSDPRIRPGAQVDLRVEFGAGSVVWWVNGRRVFADGRGVGRRWRAYLIVNLSVCAGRYHPAPDEDVTEMSYAVEYLRVHRRR, from the coding sequence GTGAGCAGCGACGCAGCGTTCTTCACCGCCGATTTCACGTCGACCGCCCAATGGGTGGCCGGCCGGTCCTGGGCCTATCCCGACGGAGGCCCGCGCAACCGATCCGACAACAAACTGGACCACCTCACCGACGATCCCGCGTACAGCCGCGAAGGCGCCTTCCGCGCCACCCGGCGCGACGACGGGTACTGGGACACCGGACTTCTGACCACCGAGGAGAGCGAGGAGGGGTTCGCCCTGCGCGCCGGCGACGTGCTGGAGACGCGGGTGCGGCTGCCCGAGGAGATCGGCGCCTGGCCCGCGGTGTGGACCTGGCGCGACGGCGGCAACGAGATCGACGTCTTCGAGTACCACCCGGACAACCCCGGACTGCTGGAACTGACCAACCATGTGCGTGGCGCCCAGCGGTACTTCAGCGACCCCCGCATCCGGCCCGGCGCGCAGGTGGACCTGCGGGTCGAGTTCGGTGCGGGCTCCGTCGTCTGGTGGGTGAACGGCAGGCGCGTGTTCGCCGACGGGCGCGGCGTGGGCCGCCGCTGGCGGGCCTACCTCATCGTGAACCTCTCGGTGTGTGCAGGCCGGTACCACCCGGCGCCCGACGAGGACGTCACGGAGATGTCGTACGCCGTGGAGTACCTGCGGGTGCACCGCCGCCGGTGA
- a CDS encoding DUF1992 domain-containing protein, translating into MTERKPPGVSFESWVDRQVRQATENGEFADLPGFGKPLPEDPGGYDELWWIKGKMHREGLAVLPPALALRKEAEDALAEALRAPSEAAVRRIIARINERITPAMLRPPPGPPLGLKPYDADAVVEEWRRGRE; encoded by the coding sequence ATGACCGAACGGAAACCGCCCGGCGTCAGCTTCGAGTCCTGGGTCGACCGGCAGGTCCGGCAGGCCACCGAGAACGGCGAGTTCGCGGACCTGCCGGGGTTCGGCAAGCCGCTGCCCGAGGACCCCGGCGGCTACGACGAACTGTGGTGGATCAAGGGCAAGATGCACCGCGAGGGCCTGGCGGTCCTGCCGCCGGCCCTCGCGCTGCGCAAGGAGGCGGAGGACGCGCTGGCGGAGGCGCTGCGCGCGCCGTCCGAGGCGGCGGTGCGCCGGATCATCGCCCGCATCAACGAGCGGATCACCCCGGCGATGCTGCGCCCGCCGCCGGGGCCGCCGCTCGGTCTGAAGCCGTACGACGCCGACGCGGTCGTCGAGGAGTGGCGGCGCGGCCGGGAGTGA
- a CDS encoding helix-turn-helix domain-containing protein, with product MTEATDLAERAGDRDPRIGLRAVAALRRLLEQLEAVQVRSARNQGWSWQDIAAELGVSRQAVHKKHGRQ from the coding sequence ATGACCGAAGCAACCGATCTCGCCGAGCGGGCGGGCGACCGGGATCCCCGGATCGGGCTGAGGGCCGTCGCCGCGCTGCGCCGGCTGCTGGAGCAGCTCGAGGCAGTGCAGGTGCGCAGCGCCCGCAATCAGGGCTGGTCCTGGCAGGACATCGCGGCGGAACTGGGCGTCAGCAGGCAGGCCGTACACAAGAAGCACGGGAGGCAGTGA